One Mycobacteroides salmoniphilum DNA segment encodes these proteins:
- a CDS encoding LLM class flavin-dependent oxidoreductase, translating to MSPPLRFGAFITPFHPVGQNPTTALEYDLDRVVALDRLGYDEAWFGEHHSGGYELISCPEVFIATAAERTKHIRLGTGVVSLPYHHPLMVLDRWILLDHITRGRVIFGTGPGALPTDAYMMGIDPVDQRQMQEESLEAIMALLRAAPEERISRQTSWFTLRDAQLQLRPYTHPYPEILTAAMFSPSGPRLAGKLGAGLLSLSASIPGGFAALENAWEVVREQAAAHGHPEPDRSTWRVLGIMHLAETREQAIEDCTYGLPDYAHYFGAVGVLPLANDVDGAHQDPHEFVKAYVEEGNCCIGTPDDAIDYIQGLLDTSGGFGTFLMLGHDWASPEATFKSYELFSRKVIPHFTGQLAAARVSHDWAQAKRGELLGRAGEAVAKAIGEHVNDGRPARKADDSVKDSI from the coding sequence ATGAGCCCCCCGCTGCGATTTGGTGCCTTCATCACACCGTTTCACCCAGTCGGCCAAAATCCCACCACCGCACTGGAGTACGACCTAGACCGAGTGGTAGCTCTGGACCGCCTGGGCTATGACGAGGCATGGTTCGGTGAGCATCACTCCGGCGGCTACGAATTGATCTCCTGCCCCGAGGTCTTCATCGCCACCGCTGCCGAGCGCACCAAGCACATCAGACTGGGCACGGGAGTGGTTTCGCTGCCCTATCACCATCCGTTGATGGTGCTGGATCGCTGGATTCTGTTGGACCACATCACTCGAGGCCGCGTCATCTTCGGCACCGGACCGGGCGCGCTGCCGACCGACGCGTACATGATGGGCATCGACCCGGTGGATCAGCGACAGATGCAGGAAGAGTCGCTGGAAGCGATCATGGCGCTGCTGCGCGCGGCACCGGAAGAACGCATAAGCCGCCAAACATCCTGGTTCACCCTGCGGGACGCGCAGCTGCAACTGCGGCCCTACACCCACCCTTACCCGGAAATCCTTACTGCAGCGATGTTTTCCCCGTCGGGTCCCCGACTGGCCGGGAAACTCGGCGCGGGGCTGCTGTCGTTGTCGGCGTCCATCCCAGGCGGATTCGCGGCGCTGGAAAACGCGTGGGAGGTGGTACGCGAGCAGGCGGCGGCCCACGGCCATCCCGAACCGGACCGTTCGACGTGGCGGGTGCTCGGCATCATGCACCTGGCCGAAACCCGTGAGCAGGCCATCGAGGATTGCACCTATGGTCTGCCGGACTACGCGCACTATTTCGGAGCGGTGGGGGTGCTGCCCCTCGCGAACGACGTTGACGGTGCGCATCAGGACCCACATGAATTCGTCAAGGCCTATGTGGAAGAAGGAAACTGCTGCATCGGGACACCCGACGATGCCATCGACTACATCCAGGGCCTGCTCGACACATCGGGCGGATTCGGCACCTTCCTGATGCTCGGCCACGACTGGGCCTCGCCGGAAGCAACGTTCAAATCCTATGAGCTGTTTTCCCGCAAGGTGATTCCACATTTCACCGGCCAACTCGCCGCCGCCAGGGTCTCGCACGATTGGGCACAGGCCAAGCGGGGCGAGCTGCTGGGGCGCGCCGGCGAGGCCGTCGCCAAGGCCATCGGCGAGCACGTCAACGATGGGCGGCCTGCGCGAAAAGCAGATGACTCAGTGAAGGATTCGATCTAA
- a CDS encoding alpha/beta fold hydrolase: protein MTDAAVDIRERDIATNGVHLRIVEAGEPGQPVVLLAHGFPELAYSWRHQIPALAAAGYHVIAPDQRGYGRSSRPAHIDDYNIEALSDDLLGILDEVGAGKATFVGHDWGAVVTWHTALAVPERVAGVAGLSVPFTRRSQVTPTQAWKRLFGENFFYILYFQEPGVADAELDRDPSATMKRMMAGMAHIDGTTMIAPGPAGFIERMTDPGQLPEWLSQAELDHYIIEFTRTGFTGGLNWYRNFDRNWALTERLAGANVVVPSLFIAGAADPVLGFTDHAGSAKHRIDNRGDILIEGAGHWIQQERPDEVNAALLEFLHEVAR, encoded by the coding sequence ATGACCGATGCCGCTGTGGATATCCGGGAACGTGACATCGCCACAAACGGCGTGCACCTGCGCATCGTCGAGGCAGGTGAACCCGGCCAGCCGGTAGTCCTTCTGGCTCATGGCTTCCCCGAGCTGGCATATTCCTGGCGCCACCAGATTCCGGCGCTCGCCGCCGCCGGATATCACGTCATCGCACCCGATCAGCGGGGTTACGGCAGGTCGAGCAGGCCCGCACATATCGATGACTACAACATCGAAGCACTGTCCGATGACCTGCTCGGCATCCTCGACGAAGTAGGCGCCGGCAAGGCGACATTCGTCGGGCACGATTGGGGCGCCGTCGTCACGTGGCATACCGCGCTCGCCGTGCCCGAGCGCGTCGCGGGCGTCGCCGGTCTTTCCGTCCCCTTCACCCGACGCAGCCAGGTGACTCCCACGCAGGCATGGAAAAGGCTGTTCGGCGAAAACTTCTTCTACATCCTGTACTTCCAGGAGCCGGGGGTCGCCGATGCCGAACTCGATCGCGACCCATCGGCCACCATGAAGCGCATGATGGCCGGAATGGCCCATATCGACGGTACGACGATGATCGCACCCGGTCCGGCCGGATTCATCGAGCGCATGACCGACCCCGGCCAGCTTCCCGAATGGCTGAGTCAGGCCGAATTGGACCACTACATCATAGAATTCACCCGCACCGGCTTCACCGGCGGACTCAACTGGTACCGGAACTTCGACCGCAACTGGGCGCTTACTGAACGGCTTGCCGGTGCGAATGTTGTTGTACCGTCGCTATTCATTGCAGGTGCCGCCGACCCGGTCCTGGGTTTCACTGACCACGCGGGGAGTGCAAAGCACCGGATCGACAACCGGGGTGACATCCTGATCGAAGGCGCCGGACACTGGATTCAGCAGGAGCGTCCGGACGAGGTCAATGCCGCACTGTTGGAATTCCTGCACGAGGTTGCCCGATGA
- a CDS encoding Coq4 family protein, translating into MLNNLAKYSNPGGVVPDRATWTPWLKAWRMLINAKYHGDIYEAFLGMEAPVFARAYHQVRSHPNGRKLFKHKPDLLAVLNDEEYLNSLPFGSLGHAYLSFLSTNKLDAGVFGESSIIRPIAEKNNWDEDFYYMIMRGTALHDMFHTIGGYGPDIAGEMANIGFHCGQMEPAGPLEKLGMLGALTLPGASAPFKLRYYRQAVERGRRADLLMAAPWEELLELPYREAQSSLGVSPVEVAHPQGRWTTEWTPPSIKPPTPWNYERILAAGPIAA; encoded by the coding sequence ATGCTGAACAACCTGGCCAAATACTCTAATCCCGGCGGTGTCGTACCAGACCGCGCGACGTGGACTCCCTGGCTGAAGGCTTGGCGCATGCTGATCAACGCCAAATATCACGGCGATATCTACGAGGCCTTCCTCGGAATGGAGGCGCCCGTCTTCGCGCGCGCCTACCATCAGGTGCGCTCCCATCCGAACGGCCGAAAGCTGTTCAAGCACAAACCAGACCTGCTCGCCGTACTCAACGACGAGGAGTATCTGAACTCGCTGCCATTCGGCAGCCTGGGGCACGCGTACCTGTCGTTCCTGAGCACCAACAAGCTCGACGCGGGCGTCTTCGGTGAATCCAGCATCATCAGACCGATCGCCGAGAAGAACAACTGGGACGAGGATTTTTACTACATGATTATGAGGGGCACCGCCCTCCACGACATGTTCCACACCATCGGCGGCTACGGTCCCGACATCGCCGGCGAAATGGCCAATATCGGGTTCCATTGCGGCCAAATGGAACCCGCAGGCCCGCTGGAGAAACTGGGGATGCTCGGTGCCCTCACCCTGCCGGGCGCATCCGCGCCGTTCAAACTCCGTTACTACCGCCAGGCGGTGGAGCGCGGCCGTCGTGCCGACCTGCTGATGGCCGCCCCCTGGGAGGAGCTGCTCGAATTGCCCTATCGCGAGGCCCAGTCGAGCCTCGGTGTGAGTCCGGTCGAGGTGGCACATCCGCAAGGTAGGTGGACCACCGAATGGACGCCGCCGTCCATCAAGCCACCAACCCCGTGGAACTACGAGCGCATCCTCGCCGCGGGCCCCATCGCAGCCTGA
- a CDS encoding helix-turn-helix domain-containing protein, translating into MARKSEGESKAPRGRGRPPGGGNTAQQAQAQLLDAAERLFVERGYAASTMEAIAREAGYSRAVVYRHFRNRDDLMDALVVRATMSEIAKMIGRLIVLKDLAEIIPESMVIVSVEVGANPLLRVLADRDDRGTVASLIVNAPNLIDLLTSMYAGVFSTRMAEVRTGVRPEDAARYVLSVALSLLLGLIPGTDNPEQVRRYVRVFVLPALLANPPEPEAVFI; encoded by the coding sequence ATGGCTCGCAAAAGTGAGGGCGAGAGCAAGGCTCCCCGCGGCCGCGGTAGACCGCCGGGGGGTGGAAATACCGCACAGCAGGCGCAGGCCCAGCTTCTTGATGCCGCGGAGCGGTTGTTTGTCGAGCGCGGGTATGCCGCGTCCACGATGGAGGCCATCGCGCGGGAAGCCGGATACAGCCGGGCTGTGGTGTATCGGCATTTCCGGAACAGAGACGACCTGATGGACGCTCTGGTGGTCCGCGCGACGATGAGCGAGATCGCCAAGATGATCGGCCGCCTCATCGTGCTGAAGGACCTTGCGGAGATCATTCCCGAGTCGATGGTGATCGTATCGGTGGAGGTGGGTGCCAATCCGCTACTGCGGGTGCTCGCCGACCGCGATGATCGCGGTACGGTCGCATCCTTAATTGTCAATGCCCCCAATCTTATTGACCTACTGACTTCCATGTATGCGGGTGTCTTCAGTACGCGGATGGCCGAGGTGCGCACGGGCGTTCGGCCTGAGGATGCGGCGCGGTATGTGCTGTCCGTCGCGTTGTCCCTGCTGCTCGGGCTGATTCCGGGAACCGACAATCCCGAGCAGGTTCGGCGCTATGTCCGGGTTTTCGTGCTGCCCGCACTGCTCGCCAACCCGCCGGAGCCGGAGGCTGTCTTCATTTAG
- a CDS encoding substrate-binding domain-containing protein: protein MPGRHSERNRRRQRSGGSGLAKWIALAVIALLLGGLGVFAFTKLSGRCADVDTFAVAADPAIAPVISKVADGVNAKDLSCTKITVDAKASAATAATIGKPGGAPALWLPDSSIWLVKQMRTTGSPLDSASQSVARTPVVVVAKQGEAPTFDSWLSVLKQPGLRIGNPLEDTVAAGPVLGALAEAEQGKSDSNAITAALVPIAQAQLTNTRQGSAEERLGEVAKTGGLAVSTEQQLLDYNSKHPGASLTAVVPATGTPALNYPIAVTEAANDRHAKAKQSGEALAERLSGSSGADALKSAGFRGADFAPLDGKGVGTVETLTVNDLTAFDTAMRRYAVLALPSRMLAVLDVSGSMRAPAGPVSRVALLSQAIDNGLPLFPENAQIGLWVFSIDKGGPGQDWRELQPLRTLSEKVGDKTQRQLLLEDGRGLDALVGGGTGLYDTTLAAFHKVQSTYDPHFINSVVIITDGANEDPNGISLDRLLATLKKEQDPARPVVLITLGITEDADADVLKQISEATPGGASRVARSADEIPNIVTDLIRARTAAR from the coding sequence ATGCCTGGTCGCCACAGTGAACGCAATCGCAGAAGACAGCGTTCGGGTGGTTCAGGTCTGGCCAAGTGGATTGCGCTCGCGGTCATCGCCCTCCTGCTCGGCGGGCTCGGGGTGTTCGCCTTCACGAAGCTGTCCGGCCGATGCGCAGATGTTGATACCTTCGCCGTCGCCGCCGACCCTGCCATCGCTCCGGTCATATCGAAGGTGGCCGACGGTGTGAACGCCAAGGACCTCAGTTGCACAAAAATCACCGTGGACGCGAAGGCCTCGGCGGCGACGGCCGCGACAATCGGCAAGCCCGGCGGCGCGCCCGCGTTGTGGCTCCCTGATTCCTCTATCTGGCTGGTGAAGCAGATGCGCACCACCGGGTCGCCATTGGATTCGGCAAGCCAGTCCGTGGCCAGGACCCCCGTGGTGGTGGTCGCCAAACAAGGTGAGGCGCCGACATTCGATTCGTGGTTGAGCGTGTTGAAACAGCCCGGACTGCGGATCGGCAATCCGCTGGAGGACACCGTGGCGGCGGGTCCGGTGCTGGGGGCGCTTGCCGAAGCCGAACAGGGAAAGAGCGATTCCAACGCCATCACCGCGGCGCTCGTGCCGATCGCGCAGGCACAGCTGACGAACACCCGGCAGGGCAGCGCCGAGGAACGTCTCGGCGAGGTGGCCAAGACCGGTGGCCTAGCCGTGTCCACCGAACAGCAGCTGCTCGACTACAACTCCAAGCACCCGGGCGCGTCGCTCACCGCCGTTGTCCCGGCCACCGGCACACCGGCCCTGAACTATCCGATAGCTGTCACCGAAGCCGCCAACGATCGGCATGCCAAGGCCAAACAGTCCGGAGAAGCGCTCGCCGAGCGCCTTTCCGGTAGCAGTGGTGCAGACGCCTTGAAGAGCGCGGGATTCCGGGGGGCGGACTTCGCGCCGCTGGACGGCAAGGGTGTGGGGACGGTGGAGACACTCACCGTGAACGACCTGACCGCATTCGACACCGCGATGCGCCGATATGCGGTACTGGCCTTGCCTTCCCGGATGCTCGCGGTACTCGACGTCTCGGGATCCATGCGGGCCCCCGCAGGGCCGGTATCACGCGTGGCACTGCTGAGTCAGGCGATCGACAACGGGCTGCCCCTCTTCCCGGAGAACGCTCAGATCGGTTTGTGGGTGTTCTCGATCGACAAGGGCGGGCCGGGCCAGGACTGGAGGGAGCTGCAGCCGCTTCGTACGCTCAGCGAGAAGGTGGGCGACAAGACCCAGCGACAACTCCTCCTCGAGGACGGCCGCGGACTGGATGCCCTCGTCGGAGGTGGAACAGGCTTGTACGACACCACTCTCGCCGCGTTCCACAAGGTTCAGTCCACATACGACCCCCACTTCATCAACAGCGTGGTGATCATCACCGACGGCGCGAACGAGGACCCGAACGGCATTTCCCTGGATCGGCTGCTTGCCACCTTGAAAAAGGAACAAGACCCGGCGCGCCCCGTGGTGCTCATCACGCTAGGCATCACCGAGGACGCGGATGCCGATGTCCTCAAACAGATTTCGGAGGCCACCCCGGGCGGAGCCAGCCGGGTCGCGCGTAGTGCCGACGAGATCCCCAATATCGTCACCGATCTCATCAGGGCCCGGACCGCCGCACGCTAA
- the ftsH gene encoding ATP-dependent zinc metalloprotease FtsH, which produces MNRTNVFRTLGVIVVVLLLGWSFFYFGDDTRGYKPVDTTVAIKQIDTDNVKSARIDDREQQLRLDLKSGNGDTEGKDKVITKYPTGYGVPLLEKLNGKGATVSTTVNQGSILGSLLLYLLPVILLVVLFFAFSRMQSGGRGMGFGFGKSRAKQLSKDTPKTTFADVAGVDEAVEELYEIKDFLQNPSRYQALGAKIPRGVLLYGPPGTGKTLLARAVAGEAGVPFFTISGSDFVEMFVGVGASRVRDLFEQAKQNSPCIIFVDEIDAVGRQRGAGLGGGHDEREQTLNQLLVEMDGFGERQGVILIAATNRPDILDPALLRPGRFDRQIPVSSPDLAGRKAVLRVHSAGKPFGPDVDFDGLAKRTVGMSGADLANVINESALLTARENGTVITAAALEESVDRAVGGPRRKGRIISEHEKKITAYHEAGHTLAAWAMPDIERVYKVTILARGRTGGHAIAVPEEDKGLRTRSEMIAQLVFAMGGRAAEELVFREPTTGASSDIEQATKIARAMVTEYGMSAKLGAVRYGTEHGDPFLGRTMGTQADYSHEVARDIDDEVRKLIEAAHTEAWAILTEYRDVLDTLAGELLEKETVVRKELEEIFKDVQRRPRLTLFDDFGGRIPSDKPPIKTPGELAIERGEPWPPPVPEPAFKKAIAEQAAVPANGAPAVPNDPVPNGQGGQPVPAGTHPGQAPGTNYGAPAGWYAPGWPPQGQAPYPPPGYPPQGHAQYPPYVPQPYPYPVPAPHQQPAPAPDEGSESKS; this is translated from the coding sequence ATGAACCGGACAAACGTGTTTCGCACCCTGGGCGTCATCGTGGTGGTGCTGCTGCTGGGGTGGTCGTTCTTCTACTTCGGCGACGACACCCGCGGTTACAAACCCGTGGACACCACGGTCGCGATCAAGCAGATTGACACCGACAACGTCAAGAGCGCCCGCATCGACGACCGCGAGCAGCAGCTGCGGCTGGACCTCAAGTCCGGGAACGGCGATACCGAAGGCAAAGACAAGGTCATCACCAAGTACCCGACCGGGTACGGAGTGCCGCTGCTGGAAAAGCTGAACGGTAAGGGTGCGACGGTCAGCACGACGGTGAACCAGGGCAGCATCCTGGGATCGCTGCTGCTGTACCTGCTGCCGGTGATCCTGCTCGTGGTGCTGTTCTTTGCCTTCAGTCGCATGCAGTCCGGCGGCCGCGGCATGGGCTTCGGTTTCGGTAAATCACGCGCCAAGCAGCTGTCCAAGGACACGCCGAAAACCACCTTTGCCGACGTGGCCGGGGTCGACGAGGCCGTCGAAGAGCTCTACGAGATCAAGGATTTCCTGCAGAACCCGTCGCGTTACCAGGCACTCGGCGCCAAAATCCCGCGCGGTGTGCTGCTCTACGGCCCTCCCGGTACCGGTAAGACGCTGCTTGCCCGCGCGGTCGCCGGCGAGGCCGGCGTGCCGTTCTTCACCATCTCCGGTTCGGATTTCGTGGAAATGTTTGTGGGCGTTGGCGCTTCGCGTGTGCGTGATTTGTTCGAACAGGCTAAACAGAACAGCCCCTGCATCATCTTCGTCGACGAGATCGATGCTGTCGGACGTCAGCGTGGTGCCGGCCTGGGCGGTGGGCACGACGAGCGCGAGCAGACCCTCAACCAGCTGCTGGTCGAGATGGATGGCTTCGGCGAGCGGCAGGGCGTCATTCTCATCGCGGCCACCAACCGCCCCGACATCCTCGACCCTGCGCTACTGCGCCCCGGTCGTTTCGACCGGCAGATCCCGGTATCGAGCCCCGATCTGGCCGGCCGAAAGGCCGTGCTCAGGGTCCATTCGGCCGGGAAACCCTTCGGTCCCGACGTCGACTTCGACGGACTGGCCAAGCGCACCGTCGGCATGTCCGGTGCCGACCTGGCGAATGTCATCAACGAGTCGGCGTTGCTCACCGCGCGGGAGAACGGCACCGTGATTACCGCTGCCGCCCTTGAGGAATCGGTAGACCGGGCGGTCGGTGGACCGCGCCGCAAGGGCCGCATCATCAGCGAGCACGAGAAGAAGATCACCGCCTATCACGAGGCCGGGCACACCCTGGCGGCGTGGGCGATGCCCGATATCGAACGCGTCTACAAGGTCACCATCTTGGCCCGGGGCCGCACCGGCGGGCATGCCATCGCGGTTCCGGAGGAAGACAAGGGATTACGCACGCGCTCGGAGATGATCGCGCAGCTGGTCTTCGCGATGGGTGGCCGCGCCGCCGAGGAGCTGGTGTTCCGCGAGCCGACCACAGGGGCGTCATCCGATATCGAGCAGGCCACCAAGATCGCTCGGGCCATGGTCACCGAGTACGGCATGAGCGCAAAGCTCGGAGCGGTGCGCTACGGCACCGAACATGGGGATCCTTTCCTGGGCCGCACCATGGGAACCCAGGCGGATTACTCGCACGAGGTCGCGCGCGATATCGATGACGAGGTCCGCAAGCTCATTGAGGCAGCCCACACCGAAGCGTGGGCCATTCTCACCGAGTACCGGGACGTGCTGGACACGTTGGCCGGTGAGCTGCTGGAGAAGGAGACGGTGGTCCGCAAGGAGCTCGAGGAGATCTTCAAGGATGTTCAGCGGCGTCCCCGGCTGACCCTCTTCGACGACTTCGGAGGCCGGATTCCGTCCGACAAGCCCCCTATCAAAACCCCGGGTGAGCTCGCCATCGAACGTGGCGAACCCTGGCCGCCGCCGGTCCCGGAGCCCGCGTTCAAGAAGGCCATCGCCGAGCAGGCGGCCGTGCCCGCAAACGGCGCACCGGCCGTACCGAATGATCCCGTGCCGAATGGTCAAGGTGGCCAACCTGTTCCGGCAGGAACCCATCCTGGTCAGGCTCCGGGTACCAACTACGGTGCTCCTGCCGGGTGGTACGCGCCCGGCTGGCCGCCACAGGGGCAGGCCCCGTACCCACCGCCGGGGTATCCGCCGCAGGGTCACGCCCAATACCCGCCGTATGTCCCGCAGCCCTACCCGTATCCGGTGCCTGCTCCGCATCAGCAGCCGGCACCGGCCCCGGATGAGGGCAGCGAGAGCAAGAGCTGA
- the folE gene encoding GTP cyclohydrolase I FolE: MNSPETAEYNGQPTGHVFDQARAEAAVRELLYAVGEDPDRNGLVDTPARVARAYREIFAGLYTDPDTVLNTTFDEQHDELVLVKSIPMYSTCEHHLVSFHGVAHVGYIPGEHGRVTGLSKIARLVDLYAKRPQVQERLTAQIADALVRKLEPRAVIVVVEAEHLCMAMRGVRKPGATTTTSAVRGQFKRDAASRAEVLDLMMRA; encoded by the coding sequence ATGAACTCGCCCGAGACGGCCGAGTACAACGGCCAGCCGACCGGTCACGTCTTCGATCAGGCACGTGCCGAGGCCGCAGTCCGTGAACTGCTCTATGCCGTTGGTGAAGACCCGGACCGAAATGGGTTGGTGGATACCCCGGCCCGCGTGGCGCGCGCCTACCGGGAGATATTCGCCGGTCTGTACACCGATCCAGACACGGTGCTGAACACCACCTTCGACGAACAGCATGACGAGCTGGTGCTGGTGAAATCGATACCGATGTACTCGACGTGTGAACATCACCTGGTGTCTTTTCACGGCGTTGCACATGTCGGATACATCCCCGGCGAGCACGGCCGGGTGACTGGATTGTCGAAAATCGCTCGTCTGGTTGACCTTTACGCGAAACGGCCCCAGGTGCAGGAGCGGCTGACGGCGCAGATCGCCGACGCGTTGGTGCGCAAGCTGGAGCCGCGCGCCGTGATCGTTGTGGTCGAGGCCGAGCATTTGTGTATGGCCATGCGCGGCGTGCGCAAGCCCGGGGCGACGACCACCACCTCCGCCGTGCGCGGCCAGTTCAAACGTGACGCTGCCTCGCGGGCCGAGGTTCTCGACCTGATGATGAGGGCATGA
- the folP gene encoding dihydropteroate synthase, whose amino-acid sequence MTDTPALTHILGVVNVTDDSFSDGGQFIRQSDAVAHGLALASAGADIIDVGGQSTRPGATPIRQKIEMQRVIPVIKELASHGINVSVDTMRAEVAAAAVEAGAYMVNDVSGGRADPEMAPLMAELGLPWILMHWRSKNFIHAPAAKNYGDVVADVSRELMESVEVALKAGVSQDKLILDPGLGFAKTARHNWLLLQSIPDLQELGYPILIGASRKRFLGALLTDLKGVERPADGRETATAVITALGALHEVWGVRVHDVTASMDALKVVRAWETGGIESIEEGEEESHEQSQDQQPESVPAIDIPQDEVTTEVTVRTVRPKPSKTAGGSWRREVAQRETKGGKK is encoded by the coding sequence GTGACGGATACTCCCGCACTGACTCATATCCTGGGAGTCGTTAATGTAACCGACGACTCCTTCTCTGACGGTGGGCAATTCATCAGGCAGTCGGACGCGGTGGCGCACGGATTGGCGCTTGCCTCCGCCGGTGCGGACATCATCGATGTCGGTGGGCAGTCGACTCGGCCAGGCGCAACGCCAATCAGGCAGAAGATTGAAATGCAACGGGTCATCCCGGTGATCAAAGAGCTTGCCAGCCACGGGATCAACGTGAGTGTTGACACTATGCGTGCGGAGGTCGCGGCCGCCGCGGTCGAGGCGGGCGCCTACATGGTCAACGATGTCTCGGGCGGCCGGGCAGATCCCGAGATGGCCCCCCTGATGGCGGAACTGGGCCTACCCTGGATCCTGATGCATTGGCGCTCAAAGAATTTCATACACGCGCCGGCCGCTAAGAACTACGGTGACGTGGTCGCTGACGTCTCGCGTGAGCTCATGGAGTCGGTGGAGGTCGCGCTCAAGGCCGGGGTTTCGCAGGACAAACTCATCCTTGATCCGGGTCTCGGTTTCGCCAAGACTGCGCGCCACAATTGGCTTCTGCTGCAATCGATCCCGGATCTGCAGGAGCTGGGTTACCCGATTCTCATCGGCGCCTCCCGAAAGCGATTCCTGGGAGCGTTGCTTACCGACCTCAAGGGTGTGGAACGGCCGGCCGACGGACGCGAAACGGCAACCGCCGTTATCACCGCACTCGGTGCGCTGCATGAGGTATGGGGGGTGCGCGTCCATGACGTGACGGCGTCCATGGATGCGCTGAAGGTGGTGCGCGCCTGGGAGACCGGCGGTATCGAGAGCATCGAAGAGGGCGAGGAAGAGAGCCACGAGCAGTCGCAGGACCAGCAGCCCGAGTCCGTGCCCGCCATCGACATCCCTCAGGACGAGGTGACCACGGAGGTGACAGTACGGACCGTGCGACCCAAGCCCAGCAAGACCGCGGGTGGCAGTTGGCGGCGCGAGGTTGCGCAGCGCGAGACCAAGGGTGGCAAGAAATGA
- the folB gene encoding dihydroneopterin aldolase — protein sequence MTDRIELRGLKVFGYHGVFEHERRDGQEFSVDVTVWLDLDTAAATDQLTDTLDYGELAQRAAAIVSGPPRNLIESVAGAIADDVMTDSRVHAVEAAVHKPDAPIPLTFSDVAVVARRSRRSRAGGSSQ from the coding sequence ATGACCGACCGCATCGAGCTGCGGGGCCTGAAAGTCTTTGGCTATCACGGAGTTTTCGAGCATGAGCGTCGTGACGGCCAGGAGTTCTCGGTGGATGTCACCGTCTGGCTGGACCTCGATACCGCGGCAGCCACGGATCAGCTGACCGACACGCTCGACTATGGAGAGCTGGCTCAGCGCGCTGCCGCGATCGTGTCCGGCCCGCCACGCAACCTCATCGAATCGGTCGCGGGTGCGATCGCCGATGACGTGATGACCGATTCCAGGGTCCATGCCGTCGAGGCAGCGGTTCACAAGCCCGACGCACCGATTCCGTTGACGTTCAGCGATGTCGCGGTGGTGGCCCGCCGTTCCCGGAGATCTAGGGCCGGGGGATCGTCGCAGTGA
- the folK gene encoding 2-amino-4-hydroxy-6-hydroxymethyldihydropteridine diphosphokinase, giving the protein MTRAVLSIGSNLGDRLTHLQSVVDALGPDVVGISPVYRTAPWGPVPQSDFFNAIVIAQGREPREWLTVVRRLEQSAQRVRGERWGPRTLDVDVISCRRGIDGDATTTEVLSDDAELTLPHPRAHQRAFVLVPWLALEPEAVLTVEGRPRPVADLLAGLTPAERDGVQRVADTLTGPVT; this is encoded by the coding sequence GTGACCCGCGCGGTGCTGTCCATTGGATCCAATCTTGGTGACAGGCTCACGCACCTGCAATCGGTCGTCGACGCGCTGGGCCCGGACGTGGTGGGGATATCACCGGTGTATCGGACCGCGCCGTGGGGACCAGTTCCGCAGTCCGACTTCTTCAACGCCATCGTCATCGCGCAGGGGCGTGAGCCCCGGGAGTGGCTCACGGTGGTGCGTCGCCTGGAGCAGTCCGCGCAGCGAGTGCGCGGCGAACGTTGGGGGCCGCGGACTCTCGATGTCGACGTGATCAGCTGCCGGCGCGGCATCGACGGCGACGCAACCACCACCGAGGTTCTCTCCGATGACGCTGAACTCACACTGCCGCATCCGCGTGCGCACCAGCGCGCCTTTGTGCTGGTGCCGTGGCTGGCGCTCGAACCGGAAGCGGTACTGACCGTCGAGGGACGGCCGCGCCCGGTGGCAGACCTGCTTGCCGGTCTCACCCCGGCCGAACGCGACGGTGTCCAACGGGTGGCTGACACCCTGACCGGCCCGGTGACGTAG